The DNA sequence TTTTTACTTGTTAATATTGCAAATAGAAATGATTTAATGCTAAAATTTTCATATATATGTCAGCGAGCGAGGGGAGAACGTATGTATAAAAAGGTAGGCAAACGCTTACTTTTCGGCTTATTTACAGTGGTTTTGGTGGCTTGGTGGTCGATTGTTGTAGTCGGCTCATTTAGCGCTATTATGCCCGATCGCGTGGTTCTTGATAACCAAACCAAATATTTAGACGGCGCGCAAATGGAATATGTTACCTTTGTTTCGCAAGCGGGTACCGATTGCAAAGCGCTGGAACGTCATGGGATTTTGGTAAAAAAGCCTGGTGCAAAGGCCACTATTGTTGTTTGCCATGGATTTATGTGCAATAAATTTGATATTTCGTTCATGCGCCGCCTTATTTTTCCCGATTATAATGTAATGATTTTTGATTTTCGTGCTCATGGTGAGCATGTTGAAGCAGAGCATTGCTGCACCTTTGGCCGTGATGAAGCGCTTGATGTTGCCGGTGCGGTAAATTATCTGCGCGCGCGTGAAGATTTGAATGGTGTGCCGCTTATAGCTTACGGTTTTTCTATGGGGGCGGTTGCTGCTATTCAGGCGCAAGCAGCATCTGAGCGTCAGGGAAATCCCTTCTTTAAGGCTCTCATTCTTGATTGCCCCTACGATACAAGCGAAAATATTTTAAAACGGTGCATGGATCATCTTAAATTTTCTTTCATGGGTTACACGTTCGATTTACCAGGTAAAAAATTTCTGGAACGGTACGCGTTCAATTCCTATGTGCAAGCACTCCTTAAATCGGTTTTAAAAACGGTTGCCCAACTAAATGCGACAGCAACTAATACGTATATTTATCCGGTAAATCCTGCAGAATCTATTAAGAGTGTTACTGCACCTGTTTTTTTAATTCACTGTTACAACGATGAGAAAGTGACGGTAGAAGCTGCACATCATTTATATGATAATGCCGCAGGTTACAAAAGACTTTGGATAACAAAGGGACGACGGCATTTTGATTCTGTCTTTTTTATTCCTGATAAATATATCTATAAAGTTCAACTGTTTATCGAAAACGTGCTTTCGGGAGCAATACAAAATAAACCATGCAAAAAAGTACTATCAGATATAAAAAAATAAGGAGATCTTTATGAAAATACTCAATATGAAAATAGTTCTGCTTGTTGCAGCGATCTGTTCACAAACTATTTTTGCTGAATTATTTATTCCCCGCTCGCTTAATGAATTCCGCTCGATTCTTAATAGCCATAATTTAGCAGTAGTTCATTTCAATTCGCACGAAGCAGCTAATGATCAAACCAAAGCAGAAGACATGAAAAGAGCATTTTTGCAATTAAGCCAAAAGCCTCGTTATAAAGATGCAATGGTTGCTTTTGTCGGGGTAAATAGTTCGCGCTTTCCGGAAATTGGCATGGCATATAAAGCAGCAAAAGAAAACGGTAGCAAATTAGTTCTTTTTCATGGCGGTGTAGCAATACAAGAAAATGATAACATTCTCACTAAAGATGAAATGAAAGATTATATTGAGCGTTATTTTGGCAAGATCATTGATGAGACGATTGAGCAAAATGCTCCAGCAAGAATGCGGCCTTATAGTGCTCGTGAGTACTATCCACGTTCCCGCCAAATAGTGCGAGAATATACCGAGCCAGAATACTATTATGATGATGCCGATTATTACTATCCACGTGCATATGGTCGTCGTTATTACAATGACTATTACGGTGGTTATTATGGCCCAGGAATAGGATTTGATGTAGGAACACCGCTTGGTGGTTTTGGATTTGGTTTAGGTTTTTAAAAATTGTTCTACCTCTCACGCTAAAAAAGGGCGCATGTAAAGTGCGCCCTTTTTTAATTCTTGAACCACTGAATTTAACTATGTTACGCTGCTGCCAGGTTAAAAAAATGAGCGTAGGAGAGCGTAATGGCCAATCAAAGAACTGTTGTAATTTTGCTGAGTTTATTACTCAGCTCGATTCTTGTTGAAAATGTTTTTTCAATGGAAGGTGTTGAATCAACACTTGTGCGCGAAGCGGCTGAAGAAGCTGGCGTTGTTGGCGCAGAATCTATAGGTAAAGCCGAAGCTGAGGCATTAACGCGAGAGGTTGCAGACTCAATGGGAGTTAGCGTTGAGGATATAAAGAATCTTCCGGAAGATGCAAAGCAAGCATTTAAGGATGAGCTCAAAGCTGCGCTTAAAAATGGCGATGTCACAAGCATTGAAAACGGTAAGTTCGTAACGGAGAGTCCTCAATCGTTCAAAACGTTCCTATCAAAAGCGAAAGGAGACTTTGCTACGCAAGTTGAAAAAATTGCTCAAGATAAAGGTTTGCCTTCGTTAAGTAAGGCAACGCTCGAAAAATTTGGAGTTGGGGCAGATATTTTTGAAAAATTTCCCATAAAAGCTCCTAAACTCGAAATTCCGAATGTAGAAATCGAAGCAGAGCCGCTTTCGCCTCAAGAAAAAGGAATACAAGAGGCTCAAGATGCGCTTGCTAGCGCCAGAGAAGATGCTAATTATATTGAACAAACTGGCCAAACCGATTTAGAAAAACCTACTCAAGAAAAAGTTGTACAAACTGAGAAAAATCTGGATGCAAAGTTTCAGGAAAATATAGACGCTAAAACTAAAATTGTGAACGAAGAGCAAGCAAAACTTTCTGAAGCGCAACAACAAGTTTCAGTAGACGAAAATGGTGGCGATTCGCAAAAAGCTTTGGAATCGAAAGATAAGCTCCAAGAACAAGAAATACAAACTGAAGAAGCGCAAAAAGAACAAACAATTTCTGAGCGCCAAAGTTCAAAATCAAAATATGATCGAGCGAATAAAAATTATAAAGACGCTCAAGCGAAAACAAAAGCTGCAAAAGAAGAATTAGCCGAAGCAAAAAAGAATGGTTGGTCAAAAGAAGTAGTTGATAGCAAAGAAGCTGCGTTAAAAAATGCGCAAGAGAGTGAGCGCACTTCCTACGAAGATTATGATGCAGCAAAAAAAGAGTGGATAGAAAAATCTGGAAATTTTGAAGCACTTGATTTAAAAGCAATTGAAAAAGCAAAAGCCATAATAAAAGAACATGTCATTACAAGTATTATTTCCGGCTTTGCGTTTGCTATACCCAATTTTGTTATCGGGCCAATAACTGAAGCAATGAATCGCAAAGCGCAGTTAGATCAGCTTCGACAGCCGCAGTCATTCGGAACTATTTGGATGCAAGTACCGATAGCGTTCATTAATGACGGAGCTCCGCTTTCATCATTTATGCTGTATGTAGGGATTAATGCGCAAAGTGGTTCAGAAGTTTCAAAGCGAAATGATGATGCTGATACCGATAGTTTTCTGCAAAATGCAAATTATTATGTATCAATTTCCGATTATGGTGAACTTGGGCCCAATAATTTGCCCATTGCGATAACCGATCCAAGTTTTCCATTTCGTATGTTGCATCTTAACTCTGGTTATCATTTTATCAATGCGGGATTGCCAGCCGACCCTGAAAATCCTGCAGTTCCTTTATTGAAAATAGATCCTAAAGGTAAAGCAAAATTTCCTGTGCAGGAATATCTAGATCAATTAGGTGGCAGTGCGCGCCAAGGAATTGCAGGTGCTGTTTATGAGGAAAGTCGTGAACAGGCCACAGGCTATAAAGGTGACGTTGTAGTAGCAGATCTTTTTGAGCAAACGAGTAATAAAAATAGTGCATTTACCCTCAGAGAGGGTGAAGGGTACGGAAAGCTTTTAGAATCTACGATCAACGTTTTGCAAAATAGTTATGCGTTCGGTCCGTTCAATCTTACCGGTTTTTCTGCGTTGAGCGATGATCAGATCAAACAGCTTTCAAGCGGACAGGTAGCAAAAGCAATTCCTAATTATCCGTATGTTTCTTATTCAGTTCCGCCAACGGGCTTTGTTTACCAAACGAAAGACACGCCAGATATTCAAGCGATTGTTAAGCAATTAGGATCCGATAGTAAGCAAGGCGCTTTATTGCGTGATTATGTTGTGCTTATTGATCCTAAAGCGCCAACGGTTTTGCAACCGCTCTTAGCTCCGAGCCCTATCGGCTCGCCTTACGGAACTCCTTCTTTACAACTTACGCCGAACGCGAGCGATTTAAGGATGGTAAGTTTGATTTCTGGAAACGTTTATACGTACGATGGCAATTCTTCAAAAGTGGATGCTAATTTAGCTCAGGCCGAATTTCCTATTGATGAAAATATTAGAGTGCAAGCAGCTGCAATGAAATCTGTTTATGATGCACAATGGAAAGATGTTTCTGAGCAACTGAAATATGGCCCATTTAAAATTGGCACGGTGCAATTGTCGATTGATAAGCAGTTGGCAGATGCCGGAGTATTTGTCTATAAAGTCGATTCTCCGTTAATTGAAAATGGTACGACAGATTATGTTGTTCCGCTTATTATTGATGAAAATAAAAACTTAGTTGTTGGGCAGCTGCCAGATGATAATGTGAAATTTTTTGTCAGCGTTATTACTTCACGCTTTTATGATAAAATGCTGAACCCGGCGCCAGAGCGAAGCCCGTTCTTCGTATATAAATCACCCACGGGAAGTTTTCGCTTGGTAGCAAGCTCTAAAGAGAATTCACAATATGGAGATGTTGTTTTTAAAGGCGATAAAACTGCGCTTTATACGCTCTTTATGAATCCTGAAATAAATCCTACAAAACCTACACCCGATCAACAAAAAGCTTTGGCTAATGCGGGCGCAAAAACTGCTGACGGAAAATCGACAGTGGCGGCACAACTATTGCCGCTTCCCGCACAATGGGCGCTTTCAGATCAGGGATTAGTTGTTGATCC is a window from the Candidatus Babeliales bacterium genome containing:
- a CDS encoding alpha/beta fold hydrolase; translated protein: MYKKVGKRLLFGLFTVVLVAWWSIVVVGSFSAIMPDRVVLDNQTKYLDGAQMEYVTFVSQAGTDCKALERHGILVKKPGAKATIVVCHGFMCNKFDISFMRRLIFPDYNVMIFDFRAHGEHVEAEHCCTFGRDEALDVAGAVNYLRAREDLNGVPLIAYGFSMGAVAAIQAQAASERQGNPFFKALILDCPYDTSENILKRCMDHLKFSFMGYTFDLPGKKFLERYAFNSYVQALLKSVLKTVAQLNATATNTYIYPVNPAESIKSVTAPVFLIHCYNDEKVTVEAAHHLYDNAAGYKRLWITKGRRHFDSVFFIPDKYIYKVQLFIENVLSGAIQNKPCKKVLSDIKK